CTCCCCCCTCGCGCACGTGTAGCGATGTGGCCCCTGACCTGCTGGAACAGCAGGAAGGGGTCACTCGTGTTTTTCGGCATATACACTCCACGTACACACGGCCTCTGCTGCCGACCTCTCCGGACCTTCGTCCGCCCTGCGGGTACCCAGTTCCCAGCACCACCGCCACCAGCCCGACCACCTGCAGGCCGCTGCAGACCTTTGAGGCCTTCACACCAAGGCCGAGGCTGAGCGCTTCGCGAAGTGGCTCGACGCGCTCGGCACCGCCGCCGACCACATTCGGCTCCTGACCGGCATCGAGGAAGGCACCCGACTCGGGTACACCCGACGCTGGTCCCGCACCTGGAGTCCGATCCTCGGCCGGACCCGGGCCGACCTGCTTACGGCCGACGACTTCGTCTTCGTATCGACGCGGGCCGCGCGCTGCACAACGCCGACTTCGCGACCCACGACTGGCGCAAGCTGACGAGCGCCCTCGAGGCGGAGGGAATCGGATGCTTCCGGTTCCGCGACCTGCGGCACACCCACGTCGCCTGTTCTTCCTGTGCCTCGCCCTATCGCTCACCTACAGTGGATGTCGTGACCGCGAACCGCGACGAGCTCATCCACCTGATCGAAGGCATGCCCGATGATCAGGTTGACGCGCTGCTCGCGGACGCCCGCCGGCTCAGCTCGTCGAAGCCCAAGGGCACGTGGCCTCCGAAGTTCGCAGGCATGATCAAGGACGGACCGGACAACGGCTCAACGCCGGAGTACGTCAACACCGTCCTCGCCCGCGGCTTCGGAAGCGAACGCCGGTGATCGTCTGCGACACCGGGCCCTTCGTGGCACTGTCCAACGTCAAGGACCGCTACTACGAGGTCGCCAACGACCTGTTTCGAGCACTTCACATGACCGGCGAGCAGATCGCGTTGCCGCCGACCGTGCTGGCAGAGGTCTGCTACTGGCTCAACGAGCACGGTGGACCGTCTGTTGAGGCTGCCTTCCTCGACGCGGTCGCCGACGGAACCTTCACGCTGGTCGAGTTGACACCGGCCGACGTCGAGCGGATGGCCCAGTTGGTCCGGACCTACTCGTCGTTTCCGCTGGGCGGCACCGACGCTTCCGTCGTCGCGGTGGCCGAGCGGCTTGGCATCCGAGAGATCGCGACCTTCGACCGGCGACACTTCCCGTCGCTGAGGCCGGCGGCTGGAGGCCACTTTGCGTTGCTGCCCGAGACGCTCGGTAGTTGAGTTCGTCCCAAATTTTCGCTCGGCGTGTCAGCTGGATGCGGCCCTGCCGTCGTCGGCCCACGCCTCGCTTACGTGCGGAGCGAGTTGAGGTCCTGAGGGACACGACGGGTGAGGGGGCTCCATGTTGGAGCGAGGGAAGAGATAGGCAACGAGAGCGATGACGACGCTCAACAGACCAATCAGGAGGTTGGCCATCTCCCAACGGCTCACCTTCTGTTGGTGGAAGGCAGGCGTGCGTGGGGGCGCGACGGCCGCCGCGATCTGGGGCGGGTGACTGCAAGGCATGGCGAGAACTCCTCGTGAACGAGGTTGTTCCCACGGCGGCCCATTGCTCGAGGGAGGGTGCAGCGCAATCCGCTAGGCGATGAAACTCACGATACAGGCGCGTAGGCCCTAGGGAGCGATTCGGGCGCCGTGTGTTGCTCGGAGGACATGGATCAGCTCGGCGTGATCGACGAAGGACACCACCAGCCACCGCTTCCGACAGCCCGAGCATGACGCAACCCCATGGACATGCGGAGCTTCGTCCCGCACACCATGGAGCGGGTAGCCGTTGCTCCGGAGTTCGAGCACACCGCGGTGCTCCAATGGAACCCGCTCGGGCTTGTGCGTTACCCAGACCCTGCTCGTTGGGATGTGCACCAACA
This region of Nocardioides sp. L-11A genomic DNA includes:
- a CDS encoding PIN domain-containing protein yields the protein MIVCDTGPFVALSNVKDRYYEVANDLFRALHMTGEQIALPPTVLAEVCYWLNEHGGPSVEAAFLDAVADGTFTLVELTPADVERMAQLVRTYSSFPLGGTDASVVAVAERLGIREIATFDRRHFPSLRPAAGGHFALLPETLGS